One stretch of Anaerolineae bacterium DNA includes these proteins:
- the greA gene encoding transcription elongation factor GreA, with product MSANNERPYLTPEGAQQLREELEYLKTVKRQELAERLRQAIQMGDLSENADYIAAKEEQGFLEGRIQELETLLRRAIIIENNGQKDTVDLGATVTIQQEGYPPESYTIVGPTEANPVEGRISHESPIGKALLGHKAGDVVEITTASGTSRVTILQVEF from the coding sequence ATGAGCGCGAACAACGAGCGCCCCTACCTGACTCCCGAAGGGGCTCAACAGCTCAGAGAAGAACTGGAATACCTCAAAACCGTGAAGCGCCAGGAACTGGCCGAGCGTCTTCGCCAGGCCATCCAAATGGGCGATCTCTCGGAGAACGCCGACTACATCGCCGCCAAAGAAGAGCAAGGCTTCCTGGAAGGGCGCATTCAAGAACTGGAAACCCTGCTGCGGCGGGCCATCATCATCGAAAACAACGGACAGAAGGACACCGTGGACCTGGGCGCCACGGTGACCATTCAACAGGAAGGCTATCCGCCGGAGAGTTACACCATCGTAGGTCCCACCGAGGCCAACCCCGTGGAGGGCCGGATTTCCCACGAATCCCCCATCGGGAAGGCCCTGCTGGGGCACAAAGCCGGCGATGTGGTGGAGATCACCACCGCTTCCGGCACCTCCAGGGTCACCATCCTCCAGGTGGAATTTTAG
- the rpmA gene encoding 50S ribosomal protein L27, whose product MAHKKGGGSSRNGRDSESKRLGVKKFGGEFVRAGNILVRQRGTKIYPGANVGMGSDYTLFAKIDGVVVYKTIRGRRKQVSVLPLAEN is encoded by the coding sequence ATGGCTCACAAAAAAGGTGGCGGTTCCAGCCGCAACGGTCGAGATAGCGAATCCAAACGCCTGGGTGTGAAGAAATTCGGCGGTGAGTTCGTTCGGGCGGGCAACATCCTGGTTCGCCAGCGGGGCACCAAGATTTACCCAGGCGCCAATGTGGGCATGGGGAGCGATTACACCCTGTTCGCCAAGATTGACGGCGTGGTGGTTTACAAAACCATCCGTGGCAGACGCAAACAGGTCAGTGTGCTCCCCCTGGCGGAAAACTAA
- the dprA gene encoding DNA-protecting protein DprA yields the protein MLPALLHYNRGWLEGGAVEDERLCWVGFHLVKGIGPARFRRLQETFGSLRAAWEAPPARWREAGLSAELVARLVRLRATVDLPGLVARWEAQGIRVLTWEDEEYPQRLRHIPQSPPVLYIRGALRPEDDWAVAVVGTRKVTPYGRQVALEVAETLARHGVTVVSGLARGVDGLAHKAALEVGGRTIAVLGSGVDRIYPPEHRRLAERILTHGALVSDYPPGTPPEGANFPPRNRIISGLALAVVIVEAGMKSGALVTASFAADQGREVFAVPGSIYAPQSQGTNWLIQQGARPLLRPQEVLEALELSLLPVRREARRVLKVSPSEQQVLKFLGAEPVHVDDLSAQAGLPVQEVLATLALLELKGLVRQVGSMSYVRLGEAGTSYRVEEV from the coding sequence ATGCTGCCCGCGTTGCTTCATTATAATAGAGGCTGGCTCGAGGGAGGGGCGGTGGAGGACGAGCGCCTGTGTTGGGTGGGGTTTCATCTGGTCAAAGGGATTGGCCCGGCGCGATTTCGTCGCTTGCAGGAGACCTTTGGCAGCCTGCGGGCCGCCTGGGAGGCGCCTCCTGCCCGCTGGCGGGAGGCCGGTCTTTCGGCTGAGTTGGTCGCCCGCCTGGTGCGTTTACGGGCCACGGTGGATTTGCCCGGTTTGGTGGCCCGTTGGGAGGCGCAGGGCATTCGGGTGCTCACCTGGGAAGATGAGGAGTATCCCCAGCGCCTGCGGCATATCCCTCAGTCGCCCCCTGTGTTGTATATCCGCGGCGCGTTGCGCCCCGAGGACGATTGGGCCGTGGCGGTGGTGGGCACCCGCAAAGTCACGCCCTATGGCCGCCAGGTGGCTTTGGAGGTGGCCGAGACGCTGGCCCGCCACGGCGTGACGGTGGTCAGTGGGTTGGCCCGCGGGGTGGATGGCCTGGCCCACAAGGCTGCGTTGGAGGTCGGCGGACGCACCATCGCTGTGTTGGGTTCGGGGGTGGATCGGATTTATCCCCCGGAGCACCGTCGCCTGGCTGAACGTATTTTGACGCACGGGGCCTTGGTTTCCGATTATCCGCCGGGAACCCCGCCGGAAGGTGCCAACTTCCCGCCCCGCAACCGGATCATCTCCGGGCTGGCGCTGGCGGTGGTGATCGTCGAGGCCGGGATGAAAAGTGGTGCGTTGGTCACCGCTTCCTTTGCCGCCGACCAGGGCCGCGAGGTGTTTGCCGTGCCCGGAAGCATTTACGCGCCTCAGAGCCAGGGAACCAACTGGCTGATCCAGCAAGGCGCCCGCCCGCTGCTGCGCCCCCAGGAGGTGCTGGAGGCGTTGGAGTTGTCCCTACTGCCCGTGCGGCGGGAGGCCCGGCGGGTGCTGAAAGTGTCGCCCAGCGAGCAGCAGGTGCTCAAGTTCCTGGGCGCCGAACCGGTGCATGTGGATGACCTCAGCGCCCAGGCGGGCCTGCCAGTGCAGGAAGTACTGGCCACGCTGGCCCTGTTGGAACTTAAAGGTCTGGTGCGCCAGGTGGGCAGCATGAGTTATGTGCGCCTGGGCGAAGCAGGAACCTCGTACCGTGTGGAGGAGGTATGA
- a CDS encoding MBL fold metallo-hydrolase codes for MAEFYTLDLDFLGQPGTIASYLIPHKHGVILVESGPGSTLEGLKRALAEHGYALDDVTDVLLTHIHLDHAGAAGALTQRHGAVVHVHPVGAPHMINPEKLLASAGRIYGDQMDTLWGEFLPVPEEKIHVVQDEEEIVINGRKFLVLDTPGHAYHHYVYLYEDVCFSGDIGGVRLQGQRHLRLPMPPPEFHLEKWRASLQRLREADFRVIIPTHFGPHEDVDWHLSAIERELNRVEAFLEEVMPQEPTETEFHEMLMEWVRRQAQADGVSEEVHRLYETANPSWMSVAGLMRYWRKFRAPKQE; via the coding sequence ATGGCCGAGTTTTACACGCTGGATCTGGACTTTCTGGGCCAGCCGGGCACCATTGCCAGTTACCTCATCCCCCACAAGCATGGCGTGATTCTGGTGGAATCGGGCCCGGGCTCGACCCTGGAGGGCCTCAAACGCGCTCTGGCCGAGCACGGCTACGCCCTGGACGATGTGACCGATGTGCTGCTCACCCACATCCACCTGGACCACGCCGGCGCTGCCGGGGCGTTGACCCAGCGCCATGGGGCGGTGGTGCATGTGCATCCCGTGGGCGCGCCCCACATGATCAACCCGGAGAAATTGCTGGCCTCGGCCGGCCGCATTTACGGCGATCAGATGGACACCCTCTGGGGCGAGTTCCTCCCGGTGCCCGAAGAGAAAATCCATGTAGTTCAGGACGAGGAGGAGATCGTCATCAACGGACGCAAGTTCCTGGTCCTGGATACGCCGGGACACGCCTATCATCACTATGTGTATCTTTACGAGGATGTGTGCTTCAGCGGAGACATTGGCGGCGTGCGTCTGCAGGGGCAACGGCATCTGCGCCTGCCCATGCCGCCGCCGGAGTTTCATTTGGAGAAGTGGCGCGCGAGCCTGCAACGATTGCGAGAAGCCGATTTTCGGGTGATTATCCCCACCCATTTTGGTCCTCATGAAGACGTGGACTGGCATTTGAGCGCCATCGAACGCGAGTTGAACCGGGTGGAGGCCTTCCTGGAAGAAGTCATGCCCCAGGAGCCTACGGAGACCGAGTTTCACGAGATGTTGATGGAATGGGTGCGTCGTCAGGCCCAGGCCGATGGGGTCTCCGAGGAGGTGCATCGGCTTTACGAGACGGCCAACCCCTCGTGGATGTCGGTCGCCGGGCTGATGCGCTACTGGCGTAAGTTCCGTGCGCCCAAGCAGGAGTGA
- a CDS encoding NTP transferase domain-containing protein, giving the protein MKPHYYAVIMAGGGGTRLWPLSRRARPKQMLAILGGDTLFQATVARLQGLFAPEQIFVVTVEDQAAALQQQAPQVPPANYLLEPAPRGTASVVGLAAVALKQRDPEAVMAVLPSDHFVRNVGRFQQLLRAAYEVAQEGXLXTLGITPTYPATGYGYIQRGESLGTYEGLEAYRVXRFKEKPPREQAEAMLAQGGHSWNSGMFVWRXETILAEIQRQMPXLYZGLLEIEXAWATPQREQVIQXVWPGLEIQTVDYGVMEGARQVAVIPAGGVGWSDVGSWESLFEILTPDEAGNLNFGGKHISLDSEGVLVYTNDLVGSEVERLIVTIGVRDLIVVDTGDVMLICSREQAQRVREVVRQLRDQGEDRYL; this is encoded by the coding sequence ATGAAGCCCCACTACTACGCTGTGATCATGGCAGGTGGCGGCGGCACGCGGCTGTGGCCGCTTTCCCGCCGCGCCCGGCCAAAACAGATGCTGGCCATTTTGGGAGGGGATACTCTGTTTCAGGCCACGGTAGCCCGATTGCAGGGGCTCTTCGCGCCGGAGCAGATTTTTGTGGTCACCGTGGAAGACCAGGCCGCCGCCCTCCAGCAGCAAGCTCCTCAGGTTCCCCCGGCGAATTATTTGCTGGAACCGGCCCCGCGCGGTACGGCCTCGGTGGTAGGTTTGGCGGCCGTGGCACTGAAACAGCGCGACCCCGAGGCCGTGATGGCGGTGTTGCCTTCGGACCACTTCGTGCGGAATGTCGGACGCTTTCAGCAGTTGCTCCGGGCCGCCTACGAAGTGGCTCAGGAGGGCTTKCTGGYCACCCTGGGCATCACGCCTACTTATCCCGCCACCGGATACGGCTACATCCAACGAGGGGAGTCTCTGGGYACYTACGAGGGYCTGGAGGCGTATMGGGTCCRGCGCTTCAAAGAGAAGCCGCCGCGCGAGCAGGCCGAGGCGATGCTGGCCCAGGGCGGCCACTCCTGGAATTCGGGGATGTTCGTCTGGCGGGYGGAGACCATTTTGGCTGAGATCCARCGCCAGATGCCCRGGTTGTACSARGGATTGCTCGARATCGAGSGGGCGTGGGCCACACCYCAGCGCGAGCAGGTCATTCAAARGGTGTGGCCCGGCCTGGAGATACAGACCGTGGACTACGGGGTGATGGAGGGGGCCCGCCAGGTGGCGGTGATCCCGGCCGGGGGTGTGGGCTGGAGTGATGTGGGTAGTTGGGAGTCTCTCTTTGAGATACTGACACCGGATGAGGCAGGAAATTTGAATTTTGGCGGCAAGCACATCAGCCTGGACAGCGAGGGTGTCTTGGTGTACACCAACGATCTGGTGGGCTCTGAAGTGGAACGCCTTATTGTGACCATTGGTGTCCGTGATCTCATTGTGGTGGATACGGGTGATGTCATGCTGATCTGCTCCCGGGAGCAGGCGCAACGCGTGCGTGAAGTGGTCAGGCAGTTGCGTGACCAGGGCGAAGATCGATATCTTTAG
- a CDS encoding aldo/keto reductase has protein sequence MAGEPHIPLGKTEVRIPPLGLGTWAWGDRLFWGYGRAYTAADIAEAFRVAIEEGVLFFDTAEVYGNGRSERFLGQFLADLPEDGPRPVIATKFFPYPWRWRPQALRRALEGSLQRLGLSQVDLYQIHWPFPPRSMDVWVRALGEAVQAGLARAAGVSNYNLSQTKRAQAILEEMGLPLASNQVEFSLLHRKPEQEGLLAYCREQGITLIAYSPLGKGLLTGKYTPDNPPPGARRRRSPRAFLERLQPLIGLLREIGQGHGNKTPAQVALNWVMCKGAVPIPGAKNAAQAQSNAGALGWRLTEDEVAALDRASEAIQR, from the coding sequence ATGGCTGGAGAGCCACACATCCCTTTAGGGAAGACAGAGGTGCGCATCCCTCCTCTGGGCCTGGGGACCTGGGCCTGGGGAGATCGCCTTTTTTGGGGGTACGGACGGGCGTACACCGCGGCGGACATCGCAGAAGCCTTTCGTGTAGCCATAGAGGAGGGGGTGTTGTTCTTCGACACCGCCGAGGTCTATGGCAACGGGCGATCGGAGCGTTTTTTGGGCCAGTTTCTGGCGGATCTTCCGGAAGACGGACCGCGCCCCGTCATCGCGACGAAGTTTTTCCCATATCCCTGGCGGTGGCGCCCCCAGGCTTTGAGGCGCGCGCTGGAAGGAAGTTTGCAACGCCTAGGCCTGTCTCAGGTGGATTTGTATCAAATTCACTGGCCCTTCCCGCCGCGCTCGATGGATGTGTGGGTGCGGGCTTTGGGCGAGGCGGTGCAGGCAGGGCTAGCGCGTGCGGCCGGTGTGTCCAACTACAACCTCTCGCAAACCAAGCGCGCCCAGGCCATTTTGGAAGAGATGGGTCTGCCGTTGGCCTCCAATCAGGTGGAGTTCAGCCTGTTGCATCGCAAACCGGAGCAAGAGGGCTTGTTGGCATATTGCCGGGAACAGGGCATTACCCTGATTGCATACAGCCCGCTGGGCAAAGGGTTGCTGACCGGGAAGTACACGCCCGACAATCCGCCGCCAGGGGCGAGGCGACGGCGCTCCCCCCGGGCCTTTTTGGAGCGTCTGCAGCCTTTGATCGGCCTGCTGCGCGAAATCGGTCAGGGACACGGGAACAAGACACCCGCCCAGGTTGCCCTCAATTGGGTGATGTGCAAGGGCGCGGTGCCCATCCCTGGGGCGAAAAACGCGGCCCAGGCGCAAAGCAACGCGGGCGCCCTGGGCTGGCGATTGACCGAAGACGAGGTGGCTGCCCTGGACCGGGCCAGCGAGGCCATCCAGCGGTGA
- the topA gene encoding type I DNA topoisomerase produces MQDPTPTFTASGTPATKGTCPVCGTTLFRMGRTPAHEGLTPPPKTKKKRRESRGKGKLVIVESPAKARTVGRYLGKGYTVKASVGHVRDLLRSQLSVDVEHGFKPKYRVPNEKRPVVKEIKELAKKAEEIYLATDPDREGEAIAWHLMEAAEMDPQRVKRVVFHEITKPAIEEAFAHPRGIDMHLVNAQQARRILDRLVGYSLSPLLWRKVRGRLSAGRVQSVALRLIVEREREIEQFVPKEYWTIAAEFRPEGRDKTFVARLVRLDGQEPELGSEAEVQPVLQSMEKASYVTTKVQPGQRRRRPSAPFTTSTMQQEASRRLGFTAQRTMSIAQQLYEGLDVGEGGTTGLITYMRTDSTNVSTLAQKEARRFIREQHGEKFLPDKPPRYRTRAQRAQEAHEAIRPTSVYRTPEKIKPYLTRDQYRLYKLIWARFVASQMAPALYDTLTVEITGKEGEHTYLLRATGSVLRFPGFLVVYEEAKDEDSKEANGDTGDIPPDLQKGQPQTLVRLIPEQHFTQPPPRYTDATLVRTLEEYGIGRPSTYAPILSTLQQRGYVRREGKRLIPTETGRLVNDLLVEWFPDVLDVGFTARMEEDLDRIAAGERPWVEVVREFYEPFSAKVKKAEEKMPENKQGPEPIGRKCPKCGGELVVRWGRYGKFISCSNFPKCRYTEPWLEKIGVKCPQCGGDLVRRRTRRGRVFYGCSNYPKCDFTSWKLPLPTPCPECGGLLVQANKRQARCLSCEATFALDELPSETTPQETPATD; encoded by the coding sequence ATGCAGGACCCCACACCGACGTTTACGGCCTCGGGCACGCCGGCCACGAAAGGGACCTGCCCGGTGTGCGGCACGACGCTTTTTCGGATGGGCCGTACGCCGGCCCATGAGGGGCTGACCCCACCACCAAAGACAAAGAAGAAGCGTCGGGAGTCGCGAGGCAAAGGAAAGTTGGTCATTGTCGAGTCGCCGGCCAAGGCCCGCACCGTGGGCCGATATTTGGGAAAAGGCTACACGGTCAAGGCCTCGGTGGGGCATGTGCGTGACTTGCTGCGTTCGCAGTTGTCCGTGGATGTGGAGCACGGCTTCAAGCCCAAGTACCGCGTGCCCAATGAGAAACGGCCGGTGGTCAAGGAAATCAAGGAATTGGCCAAGAAAGCCGAGGAGATCTACCTGGCCACAGACCCCGACCGGGAAGGCGAGGCCATCGCCTGGCATCTCATGGAAGCAGCCGAAATGGACCCCCAGCGTGTCAAGCGGGTGGTTTTCCATGAGATCACCAAACCGGCCATCGAGGAGGCCTTTGCCCATCCGCGGGGCATTGACATGCACCTGGTCAACGCTCAACAAGCCCGCCGCATTCTGGATCGCCTGGTAGGCTACAGCCTCAGCCCCCTGTTGTGGCGCAAGGTGCGAGGGCGCCTTTCGGCCGGGCGGGTGCAGTCGGTGGCGCTGCGGCTTATCGTCGAGCGCGAGCGGGAAATCGAACAGTTCGTCCCCAAGGAGTACTGGACGATTGCCGCCGAGTTCCGCCCCGAGGGGAGGGACAAGACCTTCGTCGCCCGCCTGGTGCGCCTCGATGGGCAGGAGCCGGAGTTGGGCAGCGAGGCCGAGGTGCAGCCTGTGCTGCAGAGCATGGAAAAGGCTTCGTATGTGACAACCAAGGTGCAGCCGGGGCAGCGCCGCCGCCGTCCCAGTGCTCCTTTCACCACCAGCACCATGCAGCAAGAGGCTTCCCGCCGCCTGGGCTTCACGGCACAGCGCACCATGTCCATCGCCCAACAGTTGTACGAGGGTTTGGATGTGGGCGAGGGCGGCACCACGGGTCTGATCACCTACATGCGCACCGATTCGACCAATGTCTCCACGCTGGCGCAGAAAGAAGCGCGGCGCTTCATTCGTGAGCAGCACGGCGAAAAGTTCCTGCCGGATAAACCGCCCAGATACCGCACCCGGGCCCAACGGGCACAGGAGGCTCACGAAGCCATTCGTCCCACCTCGGTGTACCGCACGCCGGAGAAGATCAAGCCTTACCTCACCCGTGACCAGTACCGGCTGTACAAACTCATCTGGGCGCGTTTTGTGGCGTCGCAGATGGCCCCGGCGCTTTACGATACGCTCACGGTGGAAATCACCGGCAAGGAGGGCGAACATACCTATTTGCTGCGGGCGACCGGGTCGGTGCTGCGCTTCCCCGGTTTTCTGGTCGTGTATGAAGAAGCCAAAGACGAGGACAGCAAGGAAGCCAATGGGGATACCGGGGACATTCCGCCGGATTTGCAGAAAGGGCAGCCTCAAACCCTGGTGCGGCTTATTCCCGAGCAGCATTTCACTCAGCCGCCGCCGCGCTACACAGATGCGACCCTGGTGCGCACCCTGGAGGAGTACGGCATCGGACGGCCCTCGACCTATGCGCCCATCCTCTCCACCCTGCAGCAGCGGGGCTATGTGCGCCGCGAGGGCAAACGGCTCATCCCCACCGAGACGGGGCGGCTGGTCAACGACCTGCTGGTGGAATGGTTCCCCGATGTGTTGGATGTGGGCTTTACGGCGCGCATGGAAGAAGATTTGGATCGGATTGCCGCTGGTGAGCGCCCCTGGGTGGAGGTGGTGCGCGAGTTCTATGAGCCATTCAGCGCCAAAGTCAAGAAAGCCGAAGAGAAAATGCCCGAAAACAAACAGGGGCCGGAGCCCATCGGGCGTAAGTGCCCCAAATGCGGCGGCGAGTTGGTGGTGCGTTGGGGCCGCTACGGCAAGTTCATCAGTTGCAGCAACTTCCCCAAGTGTCGCTACACCGAGCCGTGGTTGGAGAAAATCGGGGTTAAGTGTCCCCAATGCGGCGGCGATTTGGTGCGTCGGCGGACGCGCCGTGGGCGGGTGTTCTACGGCTGCTCCAACTATCCCAAGTGCGACTTCACTTCGTGGAAGTTACCGCTGCCCACGCCGTGCCCTGAATGTGGCGGGCTTCTGGTGCAGGCCAACAAGCGCCAGGCCCGGTGCCTCTCTTGCGAGGCCACCTTTGCCCTGGACGAACTCCCAAGCGAAACCACGCCTCAAGAGACACCGGCAACCGATTGA
- the rplU gene encoding 50S ribosomal protein L21 — MKYAIIEQGGKQYKAVPGSTIEVDRLPLEEGSAIELDQVLLVADGEQILVGDPVVAGAKVKAMVDAHIKGPKIIVFKYKPRKRYRRKKGHRQQYTRLRIQDIVVG; from the coding sequence ATGAAATATGCTATCATCGAACAAGGCGGCAAACAATACAAAGCCGTCCCCGGCAGCACCATCGAGGTCGACCGCCTTCCCCTTGAGGAAGGGAGCGCCATCGAACTCGATCAGGTGCTGCTGGTGGCCGACGGGGAGCAAATCCTCGTGGGCGACCCCGTCGTGGCGGGAGCCAAGGTCAAAGCCATGGTCGATGCCCACATCAAAGGGCCAAAGATCATCGTCTTCAAGTACAAACCGCGCAAGCGCTACCGCCGGAAGAAAGGCCATCGCCAGCAATACACCCGCTTGCGCATCCAGGATATTGTGGTCGGGTAA
- a CDS encoding SDR family oxidoreductase, whose amino-acid sequence MGRLLGRVAVITGGSRGFGLAVARAFVREGARVVLASRSAETLQRVVEQLGGPETALGVRCDVAQREQVEALLEVALSTFGRLDLWVNNAGVSSPYGGTAHVPVADGERMIHTNILGVYYGAVAALRHFLGQGRGKLLNIAGRGTRGPVPMLNLYGASKAWVRSFTLALAREYRQSGVGVFLLNPGMMLTEMLLDTPVVAGFEGPLQGYGRILCLWAQPPEIPAERAVFLASSATDGRTGLEVRVMTPGFMLRQTVRNFWRCFVRRHLPTVQLRRVLPEFEAPR is encoded by the coding sequence GTGGGACGATTGTTAGGGCGTGTAGCCGTCATCACCGGGGGAAGCCGGGGGTTTGGGCTGGCGGTGGCGCGGGCGTTCGTGCGCGAAGGGGCGCGGGTGGTGCTGGCTTCCCGTTCCGCGGAGACCCTCCAGCGGGTGGTGGAGCAATTGGGCGGCCCGGAGACCGCTCTGGGGGTCCGGTGTGATGTGGCCCAACGGGAGCAGGTGGAAGCCCTGCTCGAGGTCGCTTTATCCACTTTTGGACGCCTGGATCTCTGGGTCAACAACGCCGGGGTGAGTTCCCCCTACGGGGGCACGGCGCATGTCCCCGTGGCGGATGGGGAGCGGATGATCCACACCAACATTCTGGGCGTGTATTACGGTGCGGTGGCGGCGCTGCGGCACTTCCTGGGCCAGGGGCGCGGCAAGTTGCTCAATATAGCCGGACGGGGCACACGCGGGCCGGTCCCTATGCTCAATTTGTACGGTGCCAGCAAGGCGTGGGTGCGCTCGTTCACCCTGGCGCTGGCCCGGGAATATCGCCAGAGTGGTGTGGGCGTATTTCTGCTCAACCCCGGCATGATGTTGACCGAGATGCTTCTGGACACGCCGGTGGTGGCCGGGTTTGAAGGGCCGTTGCAGGGCTACGGGCGGATTTTGTGCCTTTGGGCGCAACCGCCGGAGATTCCCGCTGAGCGGGCCGTTTTTCTGGCATCATCGGCCACCGATGGACGAACGGGCCTGGAAGTGCGCGTCATGACGCCGGGGTTTATGTTGCGGCAGACCGTGCGAAATTTCTGGCGTTGTTTTGTGCGTCGGCACCTCCCCACGGTGCAGTTGCGGCGTGTCCTGCCGGAGTTCGAGGCGCCCCGGTAA